One part of the Muntiacus reevesi chromosome 20, mMunRee1.1, whole genome shotgun sequence genome encodes these proteins:
- the PGC gene encoding gastricsin: protein MKWMVLALVSLQALEAAALVKIPLKKFKSIRETMKEKGLLEDFLRTYRYDPAQKYRFGDFSVATEPMDYMDAAYFGEISIGTPPQNFLVLFDTGSSNLWVPSVYCQSQACTSHTRFNPSLSSTYSTNEQTFSLQYGSGSLTGILGYDTLTVQGIQVPNQEFGLSKTEPGTSFLYANFDGIMGMAYPSLSVDGATTVLQGMVQEGALTSPIFSFYLSSQQGSQDGGAVIFGGVDSSLYTGQISWAPVTQELYWQIGVEEFLIGDQATGWCSAGCQAIVDTGTSLLTVPQQFLSALLQATGAQEDQYGQFPVDCNNIQNLPTLTFVINGVQFPLPPASYILNNDDSYCILGVEVTYLPSQNGQPLWILGDVFLRSYYSVYDLGNNRVGFATAA from the exons ATGAAGTGGATGGTACTGGCCTTGGTCTCCCTCCAGGCCTTGGAGGCAGCGGCACTGGTCAA AATCCCCTTGAAGAAATTTAAGTCCATCCGTGAGACCATGAAGGAGAAGGGCCTCCTGGAGGACTTCCTGAGGACCTACAGGTATGATCCGGCCCAGAAGTACCGCTTTGGTGACTTCAGCGTGGCCACCGAGCCCATGGACTACATGGAC gctGCTTACTTTGGCGAGATCAGCATTGGGACGCCACCACAGAACTTCCTGGTCCTTTTTGATACCGGCTCCTCCAACCTGTGGGTGCCCTCTGTCTACTGCCAGAGCCAGGCCTGCA CCAGCCACACCCGCTTCAACCCCAGCCTGTCCTCCACCTACTCCACCAATGAGCAGACCTTCTCCCTGCAGTATGGCAGCGGCAGCCTCACTGGCATCTTAGGCTATGATACCCTGACG GTCCAAGGCATCCAGGTCCCCAACCAGGAGTTTGGCTTGAGTAAGACCGAGCCGGGCACCAGTTTCCTCTATGCAAATTTCGATGGCATCATGGGCATGGCCTACCCATCCCTGTCCGTGGATGGGGCCACCACCGTCCTCCAGGGCATGGTGCAGGAGGGTGCCCTCACCAGCCCGATCTTCAGCTTCTacctcagcag CCAACAGGGCTCTCAGGATGGAGGAGCAGTCATTTTTGGGGGTGTGGACAGCAGCCTGTACACGGGGCAGATCTCCTGGGCCCCTGTCACTCAGGAGCTGTACTGGCAGATTGGCGTTGAGGA GTTCCTCATTGGTGACCAGGCCACAGGCTGGTGCTCCGCAGGCTGCCAGGCCATCGTGGACACCGGCACATCTCTGCTCACGGTGCCCCAGCAGTTCCTGAGTGCCCTTCTGCAGGCCACGGGGGCCCAGGAGGACCAGTATGGACAG TTTCCTGTGGACTGTAACAACATCCAGAACCTGCCCACCCTCACCTTTGTCATCAATGGCGTGCAGTTCCCTCTGCCACCTGCCTCCTACATCCTCAAT AATGACGACAGCTACTGCATCCTGGGGGTGGAGGTCACCTACCTACCCTCCCAGAATGGCCAGCCCCTGTGGATCCTTGGGGACGTCTTTCTCAGGTCATACTATTCCGTCTACGACCTGGGCAACAACAGGGTGGGCTTCGCCACAGCCGCCTAG